One stretch of Thalassophryne amazonica chromosome 17, fThaAma1.1, whole genome shotgun sequence DNA includes these proteins:
- the mrps2 gene encoding 28S ribosomal protein S2, mitochondrial, translating to MAARALAKGVWGLRSSRSVGVAYSFGGHHYGSATAITSPQSDSVTDKIINEPLESQDFFRVSELFSLKDLFNARVHLGHKKGCRHRLMEPYLFGCRLDQDIIDLDQTMEHLQLALNFTAHIAYRGGIILFISRRRQFGHLVENTAKECGEYAHTRYWQGGLFTNANIRYGPGVRLPDVIIFLSTLNNVFQQHVAIRDAAKMNIPTIGVVDSNCNPSMITYPVPGNDDTPVALELYCRLFKMTINRAKDKRKQMELLYSLSGASTPSS from the exons ATGGCAGCGCGGGCACTAGCTAAAG GCGTTTGGGGGCTGCGAAGCTCACGGAGTGTTGGAGTGGCATATTCCTTCGGTGGACATCATTATGGTTCTGCAACTGCCATCACATCACCTCAGTCTGACAGTGTGACAG ACAAAATCATCAACGAACCACTTGAGTCACAGGACTTTTTCCGTGTGTCAGAGCTGTTCTCCTTGAAGGACTTGTTCAATGCTAGAGTTCATCTTGGTCACAAAAAAGGTTGCAGACACAG GCTAATGGAGCCGTACCTCTTCGGCTGTCGTTTGGACCAAGACATTATTGATCTAGACCAGACTATGGAGCACCTACAACTAGCCTTGAATTTCACTGCGCACATAGCATACCGCGGCGGTATCATACTGTTCATCAGCCGGCGGCGTCAGTTTGGCCATCTGGTGGAGAACACCGCTAAGGAATGTGGGGAATATGCCCACACTCGGTACTGGCAGGGCGGTCTTTTTACCAATGCTAACATCAGGTACGGACCAGGGGTCCGCTTACCGGATGTCATAATTTTCCTCTCCACCCTCAACAATGTGTTTCAGCAGCACGTGGCAATCAGAGACGCAGCCAAGATGAACATTCCCACTATAGGTGTGGTGGACTCAAACTGCAACCCAAGTATGATCACTTACCCTGTGCCAGGGAACGATGACACTCCAGTTGCCTTGGAGCTGTACTGTCGCTTATTCAAGATGACCATCAACCGTGCCAAGGACAAAAGGAAACAGATGGAACTCCTTTACAGCCTGTCAGGAGCCTCAACACCAAGCTCATGA